The following proteins are co-located in the Bos indicus isolate NIAB-ARS_2022 breed Sahiwal x Tharparkar chromosome 8, NIAB-ARS_B.indTharparkar_mat_pri_1.0, whole genome shotgun sequence genome:
- the LOC109562741 gene encoding beta-defensin 43-like codes for MKVLLSLLGVLTLLSIVPQARSLFFQEGCPSGYYNCRMKCNANEYAVKYCADWTICCKEKKKVKEKKKW; via the exons ATGAAGGTCTTGCTTTCCCTCCTCGGAGTTCTTACTTTACTGTCCATAGTTCCTCAAG ccaGAAGCCTCTTTTTTCAGGAAGGATGTCCTTCAGGATACTATAACTGCAGAATGAAGTGCAATGCTAACGAATACGCAGTTAAATACTGTGCTGACTGGACCATCTGctgcaaagagaagaaaaaagttaaggaaaaaaagaagtggtGA